A region of Sulfurimonas sp. DNA encodes the following proteins:
- a CDS encoding cytochrome C, protein MKKSVIATIAILTLSSASIAAVNGAACVACHGKNFEKHALGKSKIVANLSHSEIATALKGYKAGTFGGTMKAVMKAQVARYSDADLEAFAQTIGK, encoded by the coding sequence ATGAAAAAATCAGTAATCGCGACAATAGCTATTTTAACTCTTTCATCAGCTTCTATCGCTGCAGTAAATGGAGCAGCATGTGTAGCTTGTCATGGTAAAAATTTTGAAAAACACGCATTAGGTAAATCTAAAATTGTTGCAAATTTATCACATAGCGAAATTGCTACTGCATTAAAAGGTTACAAAGCTGGAACTTTTGGTGGAACGATGAAAGCTGTTATGAAAGCTCAAGTGGCAAGATACTCTGACGCTGATTTAGAAGCTTTTGCACAAACTATTGGTAAATAA
- the ccoS gene encoding cbb3-type cytochrome oxidase assembly protein CcoS has translation MDSWIIAMMLGVSLFLGAIALFGFLWAVRNGQFDDEKKFLNAAKFDGEEELNDAQKQEEKKERLKNNYRPE, from the coding sequence ATGGATAGTTGGATAATTGCTATGATGCTAGGAGTTTCTTTATTTTTAGGAGCGATTGCATTGTTTGGATTTTTATGGGCAGTAAGAAATGGTCAATTTGATGATGAAAAAAAGTTTCTAAATGCTGCAAAATTTGATGGTGAAGAAGAACTTAACGATGCTCAAAAACAAGAGGAAAAAAAAGAAAGATTAAAGAATAACTATAGACCAGAGTAA
- a CDS encoding heavy metal translocating P-type ATPase: MSCSHCHLKFDKSVMIIEGNNYFCCNGCKGVFNLLNDEGLETFYEKSGNTILTPPSIKYDDSFSFDTDSFRDSFVEKDKDGFSQVSLIIEGIHCSACVWLNEKALHKMDGVIEANINFTNNKAKIVWVDDIVKLSQIIDMIRSIGYNAFAYDASIGELHANKERKSYYLKMAVAIFASMNIMWIAVAQYAGYFTGITQDIKTILNVAEGILATPVLFFSGWVFFRGAYYGLKNKVVNMDLLVATGALFTYIYSIYITIMQNGEAYFDSVSMIITFVLIGKFLEILSKKNVADTLDIIGKHIPSEVNIILEDKIVSIKLEDVKVGDIVVVKSGEKILLDGKIIKGEGSFDESNLTGESEPVEKKLGESVISGTTSIDADVHFIATKDFKHSTLSNLVTLLEEAINTKPKIQQMANRLSEHFSSMILALSFLTFCLWFYLGNGFEMSFMIGISVIVIACPCALALATPVATLVGLSLATKKGILFKEALQLETMAKVDTLVIDKTGTITVGKPEVVNVHIYEDFDTGLLYSLTRASKHPIASGIHTYLKEKDENLQEIIFDELSQIPALGIKAKYRTTEVFGGNLKLLEQNNISIDFSSDNSLFYYVVNNKVVAIYELSDMIKDDALELVKNLQKINIRTIMLTGDNRFSAQKIAKKVGIKDFKYDQSPEDKSNYISLLHKENKKVVMVGDGVNDILALAKADIGIAMGSGSDIAVEIGDVVLLNNSLKSLHDAFRISRTTFGLIKQNLFISLAYNAITIPLAMAGYVIPLVAAISMSVSSLLVVGNSMRIKYKYKKV; this comes from the coding sequence ATTTCATGTAGTCATTGTCATCTTAAATTTGATAAATCAGTAATGATAATAGAAGGAAATAATTATTTTTGCTGTAATGGATGTAAAGGAGTTTTTAATCTTTTAAATGATGAAGGATTAGAAACTTTTTATGAAAAAAGTGGAAATACAATCCTTACTCCACCGTCTATTAAGTATGATGACTCTTTTAGCTTTGATACAGATTCATTTAGAGATTCATTTGTAGAAAAAGATAAGGATGGCTTTAGTCAGGTTTCCTTAATAATTGAGGGTATACATTGTTCAGCATGTGTTTGGCTTAATGAAAAAGCTTTACATAAAATGGATGGAGTTATAGAAGCAAATATTAATTTTACAAATAATAAAGCAAAAATTGTCTGGGTAGATGATATTGTAAAATTATCACAAATTATAGATATGATTCGCTCTATAGGTTACAATGCATTTGCTTATGATGCGTCTATTGGAGAACTTCATGCAAATAAAGAAAGAAAATCATATTACTTAAAAATGGCTGTTGCCATCTTTGCATCTATGAATATTATGTGGATTGCAGTTGCTCAATATGCAGGATATTTTACAGGTATAACTCAAGATATTAAAACAATACTCAATGTAGCTGAAGGAATTTTAGCAACTCCAGTTTTATTTTTTAGTGGTTGGGTATTTTTTAGGGGAGCATACTATGGACTAAAAAATAAAGTCGTAAATATGGATTTGTTGGTAGCAACAGGTGCACTTTTTACTTATATTTATTCTATATACATAACAATAATGCAAAATGGAGAAGCCTATTTTGATTCTGTAAGTATGATTATTACCTTTGTTTTAATAGGAAAATTTTTAGAAATTTTAAGTAAAAAAAATGTAGCGGATACCCTTGATATTATTGGTAAACATATTCCAAGTGAAGTAAATATTATTTTAGAAGACAAGATTGTAAGTATTAAATTAGAAGATGTAAAAGTTGGTGATATAGTTGTTGTTAAGTCTGGAGAGAAAATTTTACTTGATGGTAAAATTATAAAGGGAGAAGGTTCTTTTGATGAGTCAAATTTAACAGGAGAGAGTGAACCAGTAGAAAAAAAATTGGGAGAAAGTGTTATAAGTGGAACTACAAGTATAGATGCTGATGTCCATTTTATTGCAACTAAAGATTTTAAACATTCTACTTTATCAAATCTAGTTACACTTTTAGAAGAGGCCATAAATACAAAACCAAAAATTCAGCAAATGGCAAATCGATTATCAGAGCACTTCTCATCTATGATATTGGCTCTTTCATTTTTGACATTTTGTCTTTGGTTTTATTTAGGTAATGGTTTTGAGATGTCTTTTATGATAGGAATTTCTGTAATTGTTATAGCTTGTCCTTGTGCTTTAGCTTTAGCAACACCAGTTGCGACTCTTGTTGGATTAAGTTTAGCAACTAAAAAAGGAATACTTTTTAAAGAAGCCTTGCAGCTAGAAACAATGGCTAAAGTTGATACTTTGGTTATTGATAAGACAGGAACAATAACAGTGGGCAAGCCAGAAGTAGTTAATGTACATATTTATGAAGATTTTGATACGGGATTGCTTTATTCCTTAACTAGAGCATCTAAGCATCCCATAGCATCTGGCATACATACTTATTTAAAAGAAAAAGATGAAAATTTACAAGAAATTATTTTTGATGAACTATCTCAAATACCTGCTTTAGGCATTAAAGCGAAATATAGAACAACAGAAGTTTTTGGTGGAAATTTAAAATTATTAGAACAAAATAATATTAGTATAGATTTCAGCAGTGATAACAGCTTATTTTATTATGTAGTAAATAACAAAGTAGTTGCCATATATGAACTAAGTGATATGATTAAAGATGATGCATTAGAGCTTGTAAAAAATTTACAAAAGATAAATATTAGAACTATTATGCTAACTGGAGATAATAGATTTAGTGCCCAAAAGATTGCTAAAAAAGTTGGAATAAAAGATTTTAAATATGATCAAAGTCCAGAAGATAAATCAAATTATATTAGTTTATTGCACAAAGAGAATAAAAAAGTTGTTATGGTTGGAGATGGGGTGAATGATATATTGGCTTTAGCAAAAGCTGATATTGGTATTGCTATGGGAAGTGGTAGTGATATAGCAGTAGAAATAGGAGATGTTGTTTTGTTGAATAATTCATTAAAATCACTTCATGATGCTTTTAGAATTAGTCGCACAACATTTGGACTGATAAAACAAAACTTGTTTATATCTTTAGCATATAATGCTATTACGATACCATTAGCGATGGCTGGCTATGTTATTCCTTTAGTTGCAGCTATTTCTATGTCTGTTAGTTCACTGCTTGTTGTTGGTAATTCTATGAGGATAAAATATAAATATAAAAAGGTTTAA
- a CDS encoding asparaginase domain-containing protein codes for MLILNSGGTFNKRYNLFNGELEVPFDNHAIERILQSVEFKYDLAGIVYKDSLEMNIDDRKMLASIIMESKDDIFIIIHGTDTMSISAEFLSEIFKDRKIILTGAMKPFEIDKIESSLNLGLAIGFAKATLENGVYICMSGMIEPYEKIIKNTNLGIFELVK; via the coding sequence GTGTTAATACTTAATAGTGGCGGGACATTTAATAAAAGATATAATTTATTTAATGGTGAATTGGAAGTTCCTTTTGATAACCATGCAATTGAAAGAATTTTGCAAAGTGTTGAGTTTAAATATGATTTAGCAGGTATTGTATATAAAGACAGCTTAGAGATGAATATTGATGATAGAAAAATGTTAGCAAGTATTATTATGGAGTCTAAGGATGATATTTTTATTATTATTCATGGAACAGATACTATGAGTATTAGTGCTGAATTTTTATCTGAAATATTTAAAGATAGAAAGATTATCTTAACTGGGGCGATGAAGCCTTTTGAAATAGATAAGATAGAATCAAGTTTGAATTTAGGTTTAGCTATAGGTTTTGCAAAAGCAACACTAGAAAATGGTGTTTATATATGTATGAGTGGTATGATTGAACCATATGAAAAAATAATTAAAAATACTAACTTAGGAATATTTGAACTTGTCAAATAG
- the gmhB gene encoding D-glycero-beta-D-manno-heptose 1,7-bisphosphate 7-phosphatase yields the protein MQKNKALFLDRDGVINIEKDYLHKIEDFEFIDGIFDLCNYYQDLGYIIVIVTNQSGIARNYYDKNDFNKLTSWMINEFLKKEIKIKKVYYCPHHPDISGVCNCRKPKAGMLIEAYNDFDIDLKNSILVGDKERDILAGINAGLITTYLFDESASITTSKATKIVSKLKDIYSVNT from the coding sequence TTGCAAAAGAATAAAGCACTTTTTCTTGATCGCGATGGTGTAATAAATATTGAAAAAGATTATTTACATAAAATAGAAGATTTTGAGTTTATAGATGGAATATTTGATCTTTGTAATTATTATCAAGACTTAGGCTATATAATTGTTATTGTTACAAATCAATCTGGAATAGCAAGAAATTACTATGATAAAAATGATTTTAATAAACTTACTTCTTGGATGATAAATGAGTTTTTAAAAAAAGAAATAAAAATAAAAAAAGTTTATTATTGCCCTCATCATCCTGATATATCAGGAGTATGTAATTGTAGAAAGCCAAAAGCTGGAATGTTAATAGAAGCATATAATGATTTTGATATAGATTTAAAAAATTCAATTCTTGTTGGCGATAAGGAAAGAGATATATTAGCTGGTATTAATGCGGGTTTAATTACTACATATCTGTTTGATGAAAGCGCTTCTATTACAACTTCAAAAGCAACAAAAATTGTTTCAAAATTAAAGGATATATATAGTGTTAATACTTAA
- the gmhA gene encoding D-sedoheptulose 7-phosphate isomerase: protein MKNYIQNQIKKSYETKIAIYENEDLINKILEVSQLCVELYRGSNKTILAGNGGSAADAQHIAAELVGRYGFDRPSIPSLALTTDTSNLTAIGNDYGYDKVFSRQLEGMGQSGDIFIGISTSGNSLNIINAFKVAKDKNIITVALTGRDGGEMAKMADYSIIIPSDSTPRIQESHILIGHIICDIIEKEIFGEGVN from the coding sequence ATGAAAAATTATATACAAAATCAAATCAAAAAATCCTATGAAACAAAGATTGCTATTTATGAAAATGAAGATCTTATAAATAAAATATTAGAAGTTTCACAACTTTGTGTAGAACTCTATAGAGGTTCTAATAAAACTATATTGGCTGGTAATGGTGGAAGTGCTGCAGATGCACAGCATATAGCAGCTGAACTTGTTGGTAGATATGGCTTCGATAGACCTTCTATCCCCTCTTTAGCACTTACAACAGACACTTCAAATTTAACTGCTATTGGTAATGATTACGGTTATGATAAAGTTTTTTCTCGCCAATTAGAAGGTATGGGACAAAGTGGTGATATTTTTATAGGTATTTCAACCTCTGGTAACTCCTTAAATATCATTAATGCTTTTAAAGTTGCTAAAGATAAAAATATTATAACTGTAGCTTTAACTGGTAGAGATGGCGGAGAAATGGCAAAGATGGCAGATTATTCAATAATTATTCCATCTGATTCTACTCCTCGTATTCAAGAATCTCATATATTAATTGGGCATATAATATGTGATATTATTGAAAAAGAGATATTTGGTGAAGGCGTTAATTAA